One Nocardia huaxiensis genomic window, ACCGAACTGGAGCCGTTCCGGCAGATCGACGCCACCCGCTACGCCGCCGGTCAGCCGAACCTGTTCGACGCCTAGGTAACTGCTCACAAATGGCTGGCGCGGCAGCGCCGCACGCGCGTTGAATCGAGTCATGAGCGAGATCACGGACCCGGCCGAATTACGCGAACTGCTCGGCGAGGCGATGCCGCGCGCCGCCGCCAAGGACCGCTACCAGCTGCACGAACGCGACCGCGAATGGATCGCGTCGTCGCCGTTCGTGGTGCTGGCCACCAGTGACGCCGAAGGCAATTGCGACGCGTCCCCGAAGGGTGATCCCGCCGGATTCGTGAAGGTCTTGGACGACAAGACCATCGCCATCCCCGAACGCCCCGGCAACCGCCGCGCCGACGGCTACCTCAATATCCTGAGCAACCCGCACGTCGGCGTGATCTTCCTGATCCCCGGCCGCAGCGAAACCCTGCGCATCAACGGCCGCGCCCGATTGCGCCGCGACGCACCGTATTTCGACGACATGATCGTCAAGGGCCACCGGCCGATCCTGGCCGTCGAGGTCGATATCGACGTCATCTTCTTCCACTGCGCCAAGGCCTTCCTGCGCAGCGGCCTGTGGAAGCCGGACCGCTGGCCCGAGACCACCCTCCCCAGCCACGCCCGGCTGGTGAAGGAAGTGCAGACCAATGTCACCGAGTCGGTGGAGCAGCTCGAGGCGTACTACTCGCCCGAAAACTATGAGAAGGGTCTGTACAAGACTTCGTGAGTCGCGACTGTCACGTCGTCCCGCGTGCGCGCCCCCGGCCGCTCACCAATAAACTCGCGGTCGTGGCAGACATCTCGATGCGCGGGCAGCTCGCCCTGCGGGCGGCGACGGCTGCGTCGTGGGC contains:
- a CDS encoding pyridoxamine 5'-phosphate oxidase family protein → MSEITDPAELRELLGEAMPRAAAKDRYQLHERDREWIASSPFVVLATSDAEGNCDASPKGDPAGFVKVLDDKTIAIPERPGNRRADGYLNILSNPHVGVIFLIPGRSETLRINGRARLRRDAPYFDDMIVKGHRPILAVEVDIDVIFFHCAKAFLRSGLWKPDRWPETTLPSHARLVKEVQTNVTESVEQLEAYYSPENYEKGLYKTS